A portion of the Deinococcus hopiensis KR-140 genome contains these proteins:
- a CDS encoding GNAT family N-acetyltransferase has translation MNWRPATASDAPFLHELHHANRPDLQALPPEVREPLLALQYQAREREYLRQYPHAQREMICRGERAVGAFLTAGRSGHLLLIDLAVHPQAQGRGLGTLTLKWLQTRARAEGHPLVLRVMRDNPAVRLYAREGFRVWGEEGLRLQMGWAP, from the coding sequence GTGAACTGGAGGCCCGCCACAGCCAGCGACGCGCCCTTTTTGCACGAACTTCATCACGCCAATCGCCCGGATCTCCAGGCGTTGCCACCCGAAGTCCGGGAGCCGCTGCTGGCCCTGCAATACCAGGCGCGTGAACGCGAGTATCTCCGGCAGTACCCGCATGCACAGCGGGAAATGATCTGCCGAGGGGAGCGGGCGGTGGGCGCCTTCCTGACAGCGGGACGGAGCGGCCACCTGCTTCTGATCGACCTGGCCGTTCATCCCCAGGCGCAGGGCCGGGGTCTGGGGACCCTCACCCTGAAGTGGCTGCAGACCCGGGCCCGGGCAGAAGGGCATCCGCTGGTCTTGCGTGTCATGCGGGATAATCCCGCCGTACGGCTGTATGCCCGGGAGGGTTTTCGGGTGTGGGGGGAGGAGGGGCTGAGGCTGCAGATGGGCTGGGCCCCGTAG
- a CDS encoding beta strand repeat-containing protein → MNGREIRPPRRGHLGLGTVLGLGLLLGCAPPAPPVAVTPPPTASQPTPAAPAPTETPVHPDVPLARALGLVEIHFDHVGSDDMAASAQTLPVSGISGQALNTPGTGIQLQLASRGSFTTGTRGAGGLRYLYATFRVRNADGSGVPYSSSRQNLTFVAASTPSTIGETPLSTFKKFDGTAANAALAPQVLPTHGMTLDPLNGQPALLPGGEDFQIFTESEVDPTRFQTPTTAAALGVTRLFPYGFVVRNVGTAANRTLPASPGAAQFDGVVTFAVKVPLQASASDDPFSFSMMFQAVDDPNTRVTESVEEQALGSQVAARATALGSAEVAALCGTPLTGPRLKFIPSVTTAGNTARLARLGGNFVLTGPAPVLNTVGNTGLNVAATDGFLSRVQAVAVAGQTTPSLTFSAPATSTRGGDVTAQPDGSFSFNPKVGDGNVTDTIDYSVSDGNCTTPTGVLQTKVNVGQRVWYVKNDAAAPGDGRRSAPLTTLSAAQSVSGPNDILYVYTGNGTASGQNAGITLQAGQKLIGQGVALTVPLGAGTTTIEPAGARPMVGNAAGAGVTLATNNTVSGLNVSGTTGGLRGTNFGTLTANLGTVSASAGPALALDTGTLDATTVRLDAANPVAGGAGVSLTGVGGTLSVTGTGTADSGGTVTASGTGYQIKPGAAALQFTLDRVKVQNSGTGLSFRTEASDSGRVSLTVRNSTFEGNGSAGIELLPDGSGSNLFTLTGNTIRNTTGSTGLAYRAQHAPGSSVDQGRITGNTVNLATTGSGNGMTVSVQGGGAARFLLENNTINGYSLYGLSLSAQGGSAGSAGRLDATLRGNTVSTPAAALPLDGVNLLSGAADGEQNTLCANLDNNHVSGNPDPGAVTSGVVLRQRSGTTFVLPGLTGSGTNASNVQSFISSRNNGASVRTRSSATLNAQAGTCVEPSF, encoded by the coding sequence ATGAACGGACGAGAGATCAGACCGCCGCGCAGGGGGCATCTGGGGCTGGGGACCGTGTTGGGACTGGGCTTGCTGCTCGGGTGCGCGCCCCCTGCGCCGCCCGTGGCCGTGACGCCGCCCCCCACCGCTTCCCAGCCCACGCCCGCTGCACCCGCACCCACCGAAACACCTGTCCATCCCGACGTGCCGCTGGCGCGCGCGCTGGGATTGGTGGAAATCCACTTTGATCACGTCGGTTCTGACGACATGGCCGCCTCAGCGCAGACGCTGCCGGTCTCCGGGATAAGTGGGCAGGCGCTGAACACTCCGGGCACCGGGATTCAGCTTCAGCTGGCTTCACGTGGGTCCTTCACCACAGGAACACGCGGTGCAGGCGGCCTGCGTTACCTGTACGCCACCTTCCGCGTCCGCAACGCCGATGGCAGCGGGGTGCCGTACAGTTCGTCGCGGCAGAACCTCACCTTCGTGGCAGCTAGCACGCCGAGCACCATCGGCGAGACGCCGCTCAGCACCTTCAAGAAATTTGATGGTACGGCGGCGAACGCGGCCCTCGCACCGCAGGTACTGCCCACGCACGGCATGACGCTCGATCCACTGAATGGTCAGCCCGCGCTGTTGCCTGGAGGGGAAGACTTCCAGATCTTTACCGAGAGCGAGGTGGACCCCACCCGCTTTCAGACGCCGACGACGGCGGCGGCCCTGGGCGTCACCCGGCTGTTTCCCTACGGTTTCGTGGTGCGGAACGTGGGGACGGCGGCCAACCGGACCCTGCCTGCCTCGCCCGGCGCAGCTCAATTCGACGGGGTGGTGACCTTCGCCGTGAAGGTGCCACTCCAGGCTTCGGCCAGTGACGATCCTTTCTCGTTCAGCATGATGTTCCAGGCGGTGGACGATCCCAACACCCGCGTGACCGAGAGCGTGGAGGAACAGGCGCTGGGCAGCCAGGTGGCCGCACGCGCCACCGCGCTGGGGTCAGCGGAGGTGGCGGCCCTGTGCGGAACCCCCTTGACCGGACCCCGCCTCAAGTTCATTCCCTCGGTCACCACGGCCGGCAACACGGCGCGGCTCGCCCGGCTGGGTGGAAACTTCGTCCTCACTGGCCCGGCGCCTGTTCTCAACACGGTGGGCAACACGGGACTGAACGTGGCGGCCACCGACGGCTTCCTGTCGCGCGTGCAGGCGGTGGCGGTGGCCGGGCAGACCACGCCGAGCCTGACCTTCAGTGCCCCTGCCACAAGCACCCGGGGCGGGGACGTCACGGCCCAACCCGACGGCAGCTTCAGCTTCAACCCGAAGGTGGGGGACGGCAACGTTACCGATACCATCGATTACAGTGTGTCAGACGGCAACTGCACCACGCCCACCGGGGTGCTCCAGACCAAAGTCAACGTCGGGCAGCGGGTGTGGTACGTCAAGAACGATGCCGCAGCGCCGGGGGATGGACGGCGAAGCGCGCCGTTGACGACCTTGAGCGCGGCGCAAAGCGTTTCGGGCCCCAACGACATCCTCTACGTCTATACCGGCAACGGGACGGCCAGCGGCCAGAACGCCGGGATCACCCTGCAGGCGGGTCAGAAGCTGATCGGGCAGGGGGTGGCCCTCACCGTGCCGCTGGGCGCCGGCACAACCACCATCGAGCCTGCGGGAGCCCGGCCAATGGTGGGCAACGCGGCGGGCGCCGGCGTCACGCTGGCCACGAACAACACCGTCAGCGGCTTGAACGTCTCGGGCACCACTGGCGGCCTCCGTGGCACGAACTTCGGCACGCTGACCGCCAACCTGGGCACCGTCTCCGCGAGCGCCGGACCTGCCCTGGCCCTGGACACCGGCACCCTGGACGCCACCACTGTGCGGCTGGACGCGGCCAACCCGGTGGCCGGTGGGGCGGGCGTCAGCCTGACGGGCGTGGGCGGCACCCTGAGCGTGACCGGCACGGGAACGGCGGACTCGGGCGGCACCGTGACGGCCAGCGGGACTGGGTACCAGATCAAGCCTGGCGCAGCGGCCTTGCAGTTCACGCTCGACCGGGTGAAGGTCCAGAACAGCGGCACCGGCCTGTCGTTCCGCACCGAGGCGAGCGATTCGGGGCGGGTGTCCCTCACCGTACGCAACAGCACCTTCGAGGGCAACGGCAGCGCAGGCATAGAGTTGCTGCCCGACGGCAGCGGCAGCAACCTGTTTACCCTGACGGGCAACACCATCCGCAACACGACTGGCAGCACGGGGCTGGCTTACCGGGCGCAACACGCCCCAGGCAGTTCGGTGGATCAGGGCCGCATCACTGGCAACACGGTCAACCTGGCGACCACCGGCAGCGGCAACGGTATGACGGTGTCGGTGCAAGGCGGAGGCGCGGCCCGGTTCCTGCTGGAGAACAACACCATCAATGGGTACAGCCTCTACGGGCTTTCTCTGTCGGCCCAGGGAGGCAGCGCGGGGAGTGCAGGCCGCCTGGACGCCACCCTGCGGGGCAACACCGTCTCCACCCCCGCCGCCGCGCTGCCCCTGGACGGCGTGAACCTGCTGAGCGGCGCGGCAGATGGGGAGCAGAACACGCTGTGCGCGAACCTGGACAACAACCACGTCTCGGGCAATCCAGATCCTGGTGCGGTGACCTCGGGGGTGGTGCTCCGGCAGCGGTCCGGCACCACGTTTGTGCTGCCGGGGTTGACAGGCAGCGGGACCAACGCTTCCAACGTCCAGTCGTTCATTTCTTCGCGCAACAATGGGGCCAGCGTCCGCACCCGCAGCAGCGCCACCCTGAACGCTCAAGCTGGCACGTGTGTGGAGCCGAGCTTCTAG
- a CDS encoding phage tail protein produces MDPFVGEIRLFSGNFAPNGWALCDGQVLSISQNTALFSLLGSMYGGNGTSTFALPDLRGRAAMHRGSAPGLTSRYIGDVGGSETVTLVSNELPPHTHTVRAVSDPAESNAGNAKALARSSELTAYASDSPGTSLAADSVSTAGGDQPHNNMPPYLTLNYIIALQGIYPSRS; encoded by the coding sequence GTGGATCCTTTCGTCGGCGAGATTCGCCTCTTTAGTGGGAATTTTGCTCCCAACGGTTGGGCGCTGTGCGACGGTCAAGTGCTGTCCATCTCGCAGAACACGGCCCTGTTCAGCCTGCTGGGCAGCATGTACGGCGGCAATGGGACGTCAACGTTCGCCTTGCCGGATCTGCGCGGGCGGGCAGCGATGCACCGTGGGTCAGCGCCCGGACTGACTTCCCGGTACATCGGCGATGTGGGAGGGTCGGAGACCGTCACGCTTGTGTCCAACGAGTTGCCACCCCACACCCACACCGTGCGGGCCGTGAGCGATCCGGCGGAGAGTAACGCAGGCAATGCCAAAGCGCTGGCGCGCAGTTCAGAACTGACTGCCTATGCATCCGACTCGCCCGGTACGTCGCTGGCTGCCGATAGCGTGTCGACCGCTGGGGGCGATCAGCCGCACAACAACATGCCTCCCTACCTCACCTTGAACTACATCATCGCGCTGCAAGGCATCTATCCTTCACGGTCATAA
- a CDS encoding phage tail protein: MSEPFIGEIRPISFNFAPKGWAMCNGQLLPINQNQALFSILGTYYGGDGRTNFALPDLRGRMAVHAGLSVLGIRAGESFHTLTTAELPRHTHLLGASSRPATTPLPAGNLLAAPAQGERLYGTGPVDTALSPDAVSSFGGGQPHENRPPFLVLNYIIALQGIFPSRN, from the coding sequence ATGTCTGAACCCTTCATTGGTGAAATTCGTCCGATCAGCTTCAACTTCGCTCCGAAAGGCTGGGCGATGTGCAACGGGCAACTGCTGCCCATCAATCAGAACCAGGCCCTGTTTTCCATTCTGGGCACCTACTATGGTGGCGACGGCCGGACGAACTTCGCCCTGCCAGACCTGCGGGGGCGCATGGCGGTTCACGCAGGACTTAGCGTGCTCGGAATAAGGGCGGGAGAATCCTTCCATACCCTCACCACGGCCGAGCTGCCCCGCCACACCCACCTGCTGGGCGCATCCTCGCGGCCAGCCACCACACCGCTTCCAGCGGGGAACCTGCTGGCCGCCCCTGCCCAGGGGGAACGGCTGTACGGCACCGGGCCAGTCGATACAGCCCTTTCGCCCGACGCAGTGTCCTCCTTCGGGGGAGGGCAGCCGCACGAGAACAGGCCACCTTTCTTGGTGCTCAACTACATCATCGCTCTTCAGGGAATCTTTCCCTCCAGGAACTGA
- a CDS encoding phage tail protein produces the protein MSNPYIGEIRTVGFNFAPQGWAMCDGQMLPIAEYDTLFALIGTTYGGDGQSTFALPNLQGRIPRHAGQGPGIPENLVLGDTGGTEQVTLTATQLPVHTHTLSVSSQVATDASPAGNRLARSSVGELFLADTPNVSLDPRALSAAGGAQPHENMPPFLTVNYIISLYGIFPQQN, from the coding sequence ATGTCAAACCCCTATATCGGCGAGATTCGGACGGTGGGCTTTAACTTCGCGCCCCAGGGCTGGGCCATGTGCGATGGCCAAATGCTGCCCATTGCGGAATACGACACGCTGTTTGCTCTGATCGGCACCACCTACGGCGGAGACGGTCAGAGCACGTTCGCCCTGCCCAACTTGCAGGGCCGGATTCCTCGACATGCTGGACAGGGCCCGGGCATACCCGAGAACCTCGTGCTCGGCGACACGGGAGGGACAGAACAGGTCACGCTCACGGCAACGCAGCTTCCTGTGCACACGCACACGCTCAGCGTGTCGTCACAGGTGGCCACGGACGCGAGCCCCGCCGGGAACCGCCTGGCCCGGTCCAGCGTTGGGGAACTGTTTCTGGCGGATACACCCAATGTATCGCTGGACCCCAGGGCGCTGTCCGCCGCGGGTGGCGCGCAGCCCCATGAGAACATGCCGCCGTTCCTGACTGTCAATTACATCATCTCGCTCTACGGAATCTTTCCCCAACAGAATTAA
- a CDS encoding ABC transporter substrate-binding protein yields the protein MNELQPEAGTHDPSGPSRSTRRGLLKSLGALSALALGGLGAAAPVAAVPAPLRVALIVPRRSPYPGFATHFEEGLTRALRGSGVVLSLFQTGALPREAQQAARDALDGGAQLLVTLGDGLTAALHPLLTARPVPLIAAEIGVLMPRPGGAATPPLTVTTSLHAWEAEWAHGAHLARSGAGPLHLLISMLDAGYDLPYAFTAGFVQTGGNLTGTTLIDAPTERRTPSELAALACQSGAGAVHVLASGGAPGVIQACRTAGLRVTAGGLSVPPGTAGVLQALAAGSGQARPEWQAALGRAPGPLTTLGFDTGLWLRHALAAAPGHTPLALIAALASTPFDGARGAMKPDAQGRLIAPLFLSAGGTTLQATRPLTRPPAHHPGLDPVRSGWLQTYLHA from the coding sequence ATGAATGAACTTCAACCCGAGGCCGGGACGCACGATCCGTCCGGTCCGTCCCGTTCCACCCGGCGCGGCCTCCTCAAATCCCTGGGAGCGCTCTCGGCCCTGGCCCTGGGAGGTCTGGGGGCCGCCGCGCCTGTGGCCGCCGTACCGGCCCCTCTGCGGGTGGCACTTATCGTTCCCCGCCGCAGCCCTTACCCGGGATTCGCCACCCACTTCGAGGAGGGATTGACCCGGGCCCTGCGGGGCAGCGGTGTGGTGCTCAGCCTCTTTCAGACGGGAGCGCTGCCACGGGAGGCGCAACAGGCGGCGCGGGACGCCCTGGACGGGGGAGCGCAGCTGCTCGTGACCCTGGGGGACGGCCTGACGGCGGCCCTGCACCCCCTGCTCACGGCCCGCCCGGTGCCCCTGATCGCCGCCGAGATCGGGGTGCTGATGCCCCGTCCGGGCGGAGCCGCCACACCGCCCCTGACGGTCACCACGTCCCTGCACGCGTGGGAAGCAGAATGGGCCCACGGCGCGCACCTCGCCCGGTCCGGAGCGGGCCCCCTGCACCTGCTGATCTCGATGCTCGATGCAGGCTACGACCTCCCCTACGCCTTTACCGCCGGGTTCGTCCAGACCGGGGGGAATCTAACCGGCACCACACTGATCGACGCACCTACCGAACGCCGAACGCCCTCCGAACTTGCCGCTCTGGCGTGCCAGAGCGGCGCGGGCGCAGTTCACGTGCTCGCCAGTGGTGGAGCACCCGGCGTGATCCAGGCTTGTCGGACCGCCGGGCTGCGGGTCACCGCAGGCGGTCTGAGCGTCCCCCCAGGCACTGCTGGCGTGCTGCAGGCTCTGGCGGCAGGGTCAGGGCAGGCGCGCCCTGAGTGGCAGGCGGCATTGGGGCGCGCCCCGGGGCCACTGACCACCCTGGGCTTCGATACAGGCCTGTGGCTGCGGCACGCCCTGGCGGCCGCACCCGGCCACACCCCCCTTGCCCTGATCGCGGCCTTGGCAAGCACACCGTTTGATGGGGCGCGTGGAGCCATGAAGCCCGATGCCCAGGGCCGGCTCATCGCCCCCCTCTTCCTGAGTGCCGGGGGCACGACCTTGCAGGCCACCCGGCCGCTGACCCGTCCCCCAGCGCATCACCCGGGGCTGGACCCGGTACGCAGCGGCTGGCTGCAGACCTACCTGCACGCGTGA